The Terriglobia bacterium region TGGTGCAGATCGAAAGCAATGCGCCGCAGGAGACGCGAGTTTGACCGGCCGTGAAGCAGGACATCGCGCCCAACTGCACCTGCCCGATCCCGACAGCCTGGAAGTGGTCGAACCCGGCGCGCGCGAAAAACTCGAGGGCTGGGTCCCGGACCTCGCCGATGAAAACGACCTTCGCGACGCCCTGGAGCGCGCCTTCGACTATCGTGGCGATGTGCTGATCACGCGCAAGGACGGCGACAGGATCGAGGGATACTTATTCGACCGCCGCACCGGCCCAACTCTGGCCGACTCGTTTGTCCGCCTGTTGCCGAAGGACGGGACCGGCAAAATCTCAATATCCTACGCCGACATTGCCGGCCTTGCCTTCACCGGCCGCGACATGGCTGCCGGCAAAAGCTGGGAGGCGTGGGTTCGCCAGTACTGGGAACGCAAGGCCGCGGGCGAGCAAGACATTTCGCTGCAGCCCGAGAAGCTCGATTAAGCCGGCTGCGATGTGATGAGGGCGTTCGTAACAGGAGCGTCGGGTTTTGTCGGAAGCCACGTGGCGCGCGCGTTGGCCGATAGGGGCGCCGAACTGCGGCTCTTGATGCGGGCGTCGAGTCCGACGAAGAATGTCGAAGCGCTGAAGGCCGACCGCGTCATCGGCGACTTGTGCGAAGCTGACAAGCTGCGCTCGGCGATCGGCGGCTGCGACGCCGTTTTTCATGTCGCCGCCGACTACCGTTTGTGGACGCGCGACGCCGCCGACATGCGGTCCATGTATCGCTGCAATGTCGAAGGCACGCGCGGATTAATTGACGCGGCGCGGCAGGCGGGCGTGCGGCGGATTGTGTATTGCTCCAGTGTGGCGACCATGGGTTTCACCGGCAATGGCCGTCCTGCCGATGAAAATTCACCGGTGGAGTTGAAGGGCATGATCGGCCACTACAAGCGCTCGAAGTTCATCGCCGAACAGGTGGCGATCGCAGCCGGAAAATCCGGCGGCGACGTGGTCGTCGTGAATCCCACCACGCCGGTTGGCGAGTACGATGTTAAGCCGACGCCGACGGGACGAATCCTTGTCGATTTCCTGCAGCGCAAGTTTCCGGCCTACGTGGATACCGGGCTCAACGTCGTGGACGTGCGCGAAGTCGCGCGCGGACACATCGCCGCCTTCGAGCAGGGAAGAGCGGGAGAACGCTACATCCTGGGCGGCGAGAATCTGACTTTGAAACAGATCTTGGACAAGCTGGCCTCGATCACCGGACTGGCCGCGCCGACCCTGCGCCTGCCCTATGTGTTCGCGCTTGCCGCGGGCGTCGCGGACACCGTGGTCACCGGGAAAATCCTGCGCCGTGAGCCGCGAGTTACGCTCGACGCCGTGCGTATGGGCCGCAAAAAAATGTGGGTTTCGTCAGAGAAGGCGGAGCGCGAGTTGGGTTGGAAGATAGTGTCGGTCGACGATGCCTTGCGTCGCGCCGTCGCGTGGTTTCGTGCCAACGGTTATGCCGGTTGAGATCGCCATCATCGCCGCCATGGAACGCGAGGTCCGGTCGCTGGTGCGCCACTGGCCCCGCCGGGACTTGGCCGCCAGCGATCTCACGCTCCCGGCATTTGCCGGCGACGGCGTCCTGGTGATTTGTTCCGGCATCGGCGCCAGGCTTGCCCGCCAGGCGGCGGTGGCGGTTTTTGCTTCCCACCGTCCGCGCGTAATAGTCTCCGCGGGTTTGGCTGGGGCGCTGGATTCGAGCTTGGAGGTGGGGACAATCTTTCAGCCGGCAACGGTCGTGGATGCGGCTACCGGTGCGCGTTTCAACGCCTGCGGCGGCAGCGGCATACTGCTCACCGTCCCGTCGGTGCTGGACCGCGACGCCAAGGGCCGCCTCACCGGTTCGTACGGCGCCGCAGCCGCCGACATGGAAGCTGCCGGGGTCGCGCTGGTCGCCGGCCAACACGGCTGTGGGTTTATCGCCCTGAAGGCAATATCGGACGTGGCCGGCTTTCCCATGCCGTCGTTCGAACGTTTCATCGACGCGCGCGGCCGTCTTCGAACCGCGCGCTTGCTGCTCGCGTCCGCTGTACGGCCTGCACGTTGGCTGGCGCTGGCGCGGTTGGGAATAAATTCAAGCCATGCCTCCCGCGAGCTTTCCCGGGCGCTGGCTCATCTGATTGAGCAGGAAGGGGCGGCGCTGCAACCGGCGCTGTCCGGCAATAGGAGCTGATGTCGGTCGCCACACAAACCGGAACCCGGCGAGACATCCCGTCCGTCCCTGCCGCCATGCGGGCCGCCGTTTACCACGGGAAGGATGACGTCCGGCTGGAAGCGGTGCCTGTTCCCAGAATCGGTCCCGGCGAACTGCTCATCAAGGTGCATACTTGCGGCATTTGCGGCACCGACCTGAAGAAAATCGGCACTGGCTCACATTCCGCGCCCCGCATTTTCGGCCACGAAACCGCCGGTGTGGTCGTGCAGACAGGGGAAAGCGTAAGCGGTTACGCAGTGGGCGATCGGGTGAGCGTTTTCCATCACATCCCCTGTGGCGAGTGTTTCTATTGCCGTCACAGGGTGTTTGCCCAATGTCCCGTTTACAAACGGGTAGGATGTACGGCGGGCTTTGAGCCCAGCGGCGGCGGCTTTTCTGACTATGTCCGCGTGATGGACTGGATCCTGGCCCGGGGCGGGGTGGTGAAGCTCCCCGATGGGGTGTCCTTTGAACAGGCATCCTTCATTGAGCCGATCAACACCTGCATGAAGGGCATCCAGACCCTGCGCCTGCAAGCGGGCGAGACGGTCTTCGTGATTGGACAGGGACCCATCGGTATCGTGTTGGGAGCATTAG contains the following coding sequences:
- a CDS encoding NAD-dependent epimerase/dehydratase family protein, whose translation is MRAFVTGASGFVGSHVARALADRGAELRLLMRASSPTKNVEALKADRVIGDLCEADKLRSAIGGCDAVFHVAADYRLWTRDAADMRSMYRCNVEGTRGLIDAARQAGVRRIVYCSSVATMGFTGNGRPADENSPVELKGMIGHYKRSKFIAEQVAIAAGKSGGDVVVVNPTTPVGEYDVKPTPTGRILVDFLQRKFPAYVDTGLNVVDVREVARGHIAAFEQGRAGERYILGGENLTLKQILDKLASITGLAAPTLRLPYVFALAAGVADTVVTGKILRREPRVTLDAVRMGRKKMWVSSEKAERELGWKIVSVDDALRRAVAWFRANGYAG
- a CDS encoding phosphorylase, which encodes MPVEIAIIAAMEREVRSLVRHWPRRDLAASDLTLPAFAGDGVLVICSGIGARLARQAAVAVFASHRPRVIVSAGLAGALDSSLEVGTIFQPATVVDAATGARFNACGGSGILLTVPSVLDRDAKGRLTGSYGAAAADMEAAGVALVAGQHGCGFIALKAISDVAGFPMPSFERFIDARGRLRTARLLLASAVRPARWLALARLGINSSHASRELSRALAHLIEQEGAALQPALSGNRS
- a CDS encoding zinc-dependent dehydrogenase, translated to MSVATQTGTRRDIPSVPAAMRAAVYHGKDDVRLEAVPVPRIGPGELLIKVHTCGICGTDLKKIGTGSHSAPRIFGHETAGVVVQTGESVSGYAVGDRVSVFHHIPCGECFYCRHRVFAQCPVYKRVGCTAGFEPSGGGFSDYVRVMDWILARGGVVKLPDGVSFEQASFIEPINTCMKGIQTLRLQAGETVFVIGQGPIGIVLGALAQRAGAKVFTSDLFPQRLTIAAGFGLSGSIDASHSDSVQTVRQWTEGRGADAVILAVAGTSLIRTAIEAARSGGRILLFAQTVRGEAVIDPAAICVDEKSLLGSYSASIDLQEEAVSFVCRREMDLERLITHRFPLAKAVEALNLAAHPRPESMKVVIQPGLEPEPQVGPSP